Proteins co-encoded in one Myxococcales bacterium genomic window:
- a CDS encoding ATP-binding protein, with translation MANARFKVDPRLASLLGEGYRSSEEALRELVDNAWDADAEHVRITLPRELTTDPIVVGDDGTGMTDKEVREEYLYVANDRRSRKGERTTDKRRKVKGRKGIGKFAGLMAAESMTVETRANGRLTRLRITKADLVAVGAKNRDLEGIDLPIETENCEPAEHGTQITLSGLSQTLTFPSADRLKQLLILEYGRQPDFAISVNGDAIAIDDIPGERVEGKICLPGVGEVRIKFTIAEGKKGLKQSGIAVRVGGKLVGRPMTLGLEEDETIPAKLLKRVYGEIEADGLADDVTADWGAIVENSKPFRDVKMWAAEQVGTSVKTTFKQEVNLQKGRLKQQVGRRLAKLPENRRRAAEDAINRVLQRFYGESEERIDVVVSVMLDAFERDEYWVVLQKLNDATRGDVAKLADVLGEFGIVDLAVVGQQTRQRLAFLDELERLVANPQTLEAQVHQAIERNLWVLGADFALIASNTTLRKLLGEWAGREFVGKRAKKRPDLFLAQDLQQRHVLIEFKRPSHDINRDDETQAIKYRDDLARYTAQAIEIVLMGRARATAISPQYNAPALRAMSYAEVVSSARTQLQWLLAQLGAELDDAKHAESGA, from the coding sequence ATGGCCAACGCGCGCTTTAAGGTCGATCCCCGGCTCGCCTCGCTTCTCGGGGAGGGCTATCGCTCGTCGGAAGAAGCGCTAAGGGAACTGGTCGACAACGCGTGGGATGCCGACGCGGAACACGTTCGCATTACCCTGCCCAGGGAGCTGACCACCGACCCGATCGTGGTCGGCGACGACGGAACCGGAATGACGGACAAGGAGGTGCGCGAGGAGTACTTGTACGTCGCGAATGACCGCAGGTCGCGCAAGGGGGAACGCACCACAGACAAGCGCCGGAAAGTGAAAGGCAGGAAGGGTATTGGCAAGTTCGCCGGCCTCATGGCCGCGGAGTCGATGACCGTCGAAACGAGGGCGAACGGGAGGCTCACCCGGCTTCGGATCACGAAAGCGGATCTAGTGGCCGTGGGAGCGAAGAACCGGGACTTGGAGGGGATTGATTTGCCGATCGAGACGGAGAACTGCGAGCCAGCCGAGCACGGAACGCAGATCACGCTCTCCGGCCTATCGCAAACGCTCACGTTCCCAAGCGCTGACAGGCTCAAGCAGCTTCTGATCCTGGAGTACGGAAGGCAGCCCGACTTCGCAATCTCCGTTAACGGTGACGCGATCGCCATCGACGACATTCCCGGCGAGCGAGTCGAAGGGAAGATCTGCTTGCCCGGTGTCGGTGAAGTCCGGATCAAGTTCACCATCGCCGAAGGGAAGAAGGGACTCAAGCAGTCGGGAATAGCCGTGCGGGTCGGCGGGAAACTCGTTGGGCGCCCGATGACGCTCGGACTGGAGGAGGACGAGACGATCCCCGCGAAGCTACTGAAGCGCGTCTACGGCGAGATTGAGGCTGATGGACTCGCTGACGATGTCACGGCAGATTGGGGAGCGATCGTCGAGAACAGCAAGCCGTTCCGCGACGTGAAGATGTGGGCGGCCGAGCAGGTCGGCACGAGCGTCAAGACCACCTTCAAGCAAGAGGTGAATCTCCAGAAGGGCCGGCTGAAGCAACAGGTTGGTCGACGGTTGGCGAAACTCCCGGAGAATCGGCGGCGCGCGGCCGAAGATGCCATCAACCGCGTGCTCCAGCGCTTTTACGGTGAGAGCGAGGAACGCATCGACGTGGTGGTGTCGGTCATGCTCGACGCGTTCGAGCGGGACGAATACTGGGTGGTGCTTCAGAAGCTCAACGACGCAACGCGCGGCGATGTTGCCAAGCTTGCAGACGTCCTGGGCGAGTTCGGCATCGTCGACCTGGCCGTGGTAGGTCAGCAGACGCGGCAACGCTTGGCGTTCCTTGACGAACTCGAACGACTCGTCGCGAATCCGCAGACGCTTGAAGCACAGGTTCATCAAGCGATCGAAAGGAACTTGTGGGTGCTCGGAGCCGACTTTGCGCTCATCGCCTCGAACACGACGCTGCGCAAGCTGCTCGGGGAGTGGGCTGGGCGCGAGTTCGTCGGCAAGCGCGCCAAGAAGCGCCCTGACTTGTTCCTCGCGCAAGACTTACAGCAGCGGCACGTTCTCATCGAGTTCAAGCGGCCTTCACACGACATCAACCGGGACGATGAGACTCAAGCGATCAAGTACCGCGATGACCTCGCGCGATACACCGCGCAGGCGATCGAGATCGTGCTCATGGGTCGAGCGCGAGCTACAGCTATTTCGCCACAGTACAATGCGCCGGCGCTTCGCGCGATGAGCTACGCAGAGGTCGTGTCATCGGCGCGTACGCAGTTGCAGTGGCTCCTCGCCCAGCTCGGCGCGGAGCTGGACGACGCAAAGCACGCGGAGTCTGGCGCATGA
- a CDS encoding restriction endonuclease subunit S, which yields MCTGAPALTAQPVALAAVLDVASGQVDPRERPYCDLLHVGGDNIESDTGRLFGLRKAGELNLISGKYAFGPEDVLYSKIRPALNKVALPDFAGICSADMYPLRPRPGLLERRYLAYLLRHHDFLTFALKHSSRTNIPKINRDALLTYRVSLPPVPEQRRIADILDKADAIRRKRKQAMALTEDLLRSAFLDMFGDPVTNPKGWESVAIEDIASSDRHALAIGPFGSNLLASDYAGTGHPVIFVRDLVTGLFDWKSRVYVSHAKFAELAAHHARPGDVLVTKMGDPPGTACVLPEGFPPAVVTADVVKVSVDRQRVHPEYLAAALNSSCGRFQVARITAGVTRGKITLRDFRLVRVRLPPLPNQLRFVAFVTRVGRLRGGIAGSVRVSDSLFAALVDLAFRSEISVTNRPRPGVFVSGDR from the coding sequence CTGTGCACTGGAGCGCCTGCTTTGACGGCGCAGCCCGTGGCGCTGGCTGCCGTGCTCGACGTCGCTTCCGGTCAGGTCGACCCGCGCGAACGCCCGTACTGCGACCTGCTTCACGTTGGCGGCGACAACATCGAGAGCGACACGGGGCGGCTATTCGGCCTACGGAAAGCGGGAGAGCTGAACCTGATCAGCGGGAAGTATGCGTTCGGGCCTGAGGACGTCTTGTACTCCAAGATCCGCCCGGCCCTGAACAAGGTGGCTCTGCCAGACTTTGCGGGCATCTGCAGCGCCGACATGTATCCGCTCCGGCCGCGACCAGGGCTGCTCGAACGCCGCTACCTGGCCTACCTTCTGCGACATCACGACTTCTTGACGTTCGCGCTGAAGCACTCTTCAAGAACCAACATCCCGAAGATCAATCGCGATGCCCTCCTGACCTACAGGGTAAGCCTTCCCCCGGTTCCCGAGCAGCGCCGCATCGCCGACATCCTCGACAAGGCCGACGCCATCCGTCGCAAGCGCAAGCAGGCCATGGCGCTCACCGAGGACCTCCTGCGCTCGGCGTTCCTGGACATGTTCGGGGATCCGGTGACGAATCCGAAGGGGTGGGAATCTGTCGCGATCGAGGACATCGCATCCTCGGATCGTCACGCCCTCGCGATCGGCCCCTTCGGCAGCAATCTCTTGGCCTCCGACTACGCGGGCACAGGACACCCTGTCATCTTTGTGCGCGACCTGGTGACGGGGCTGTTTGATTGGAAGAGCCGCGTCTACGTGTCGCACGCCAAGTTCGCGGAACTCGCTGCCCACCACGCACGTCCAGGCGATGTGCTCGTCACCAAGATGGGCGACCCTCCGGGAACCGCCTGTGTGCTGCCCGAAGGTTTTCCGCCTGCTGTTGTGACAGCCGACGTGGTCAAGGTATCGGTTGACCGACAGCGAGTCCACCCCGAGTACCTCGCGGCCGCGCTCAACTCATCGTGCGGACGGTTTCAGGTTGCGCGAATTACTGCGGGTGTCACACGGGGCAAGATCACATTGCGAGACTTCCGGTTGGTCCGGGTGCGGCTTCCCCCTCTGCCGAATCAGCTTAGGTTCGTTGCGTTCGTGACTCGCGTCGGACGCCTGCGGGGGGGAATCGCCGGGAGTGTCCGGGTCTCCGACTCCCTCTTTGCGGCGCTGGTTGACTTGGCGTTTCGGAGCGAGATCAGCGTGACGAACCGGCCGCGTCCCGGGGTCTTCGTATCGGGGGACAGGTGA